One Synechococcus sp. CC9605 genomic window carries:
- a CDS encoding MscL family protein yields the protein MKRLLKEFTDFFFTKGNVLALAIAVVVGDQVSAITKSLSTDLLMPLINPFIPHGSYKDLAIPYFGGPIAIGKVLDTFVSAMLVAWALFIIIQATKRFERISQRDNIPAD from the coding sequence ATGAAACGGCTGCTCAAGGAATTCACAGATTTTTTCTTCACCAAGGGCAATGTCTTGGCCCTGGCCATCGCCGTGGTCGTGGGTGATCAGGTTTCAGCGATCACCAAAAGCCTGTCCACCGACCTTTTGATGCCGCTGATCAATCCATTCATCCCCCATGGCAGCTACAAGGACCTCGCCATCCCCTACTTCGGCGGGCCCATCGCTATTGGCAAAGTGCTCGACACCTTCGTTTCGGCCATGCTTGTGGCCTGGGCCCTGTTCATCATCATTCAGGCCACGAAGCGATTCGAGCGCATCTCTCAGCGGGACAACATTCCGGCCGACTGA